The segment ATCCAGCCCAGCCAGGAGCTGCGTGAGCAGGGCGTGAAGATGAAGCTCAGCGCGGTACGCCGCGTCGTGGAAGGCCAGCGCGTAGTGATGATCGACGATTCCATCGTGCGCGGCACCACCTCGCGCCGGATCGTCAACCTGCTGCGCGAAGCCGGAGCCGTAGAGGTCCACGTGCGGATTACCTCGCCGCCGTTCAAGAATCCATGCTTCTATGGCATTGATACACCCGACCGCCGCGAGCTGATTGCCTCGTATAAGAGCATCGCCGAGATGTGCGAGGAGATCAACGCCGATTCTCTGGCGTTCCTCTCGCCCGACGGACTGATCCAGTCCATCGGCGGCTATAATAGTGACGACTACAAAGGCGGTCTATGCCTGTCCTGCTTCGACAATGATTACCCGACACAGGTGGATTTCGGCGGGGAAGAGAAGGACGGATGCTCGTGTTAACATCTGGTGCCCATCCCCCTAAGTCCCCCTTACAAAGGGGGATTCCGGAGGGCGCTGCCCTCCGGCCACCCGAAAGTTTGGTGTGAGGAGTTTGCTCTAAACTTGCTAAGAGGGCGTGGGTGCGGGTGCCCGCTTTGTCCCTGTGTGCTGCGCACGGACGGGACACGCTTCACGGCGCTGCCCCCCCGGCGGCTTGCGGTCCGCCGGGCCCTCTGGCTCCAGAATCTGCCCTGTTTGCTGCGCAAATCCGGAGATTCTGTTGCCCCAGGGACCGCACGGCTTCGCCCCGTGCGGGGAGTGCCCCAGACCCTGTCCTGTTTGCTGTCGCAAAATCGGAGGCTCTGTCGCGCTAGGGACCGCACGGCTTCGCCCCGTGCGTGGAGAGCTCCCGCCCCTGTCCTGTTTGCTATCGCAAAGTCGGAGGCTCTGTCGCCCCAGAGACCGCACGGCTTCGCCCCGTGCGGGGAAGTGCCCCAGACCCTGTCCTGTTTGCTGTCGCACAATCGGAGGCTCTGTCGCCCCAGAGACCGCACGGCTTCGCCCCGTGCGGGGAGAGCTCCCGTCCCTGTCCTGTTTGCTATCGCAAAGTCGGGGGAGCGGTTGCCTAAGGAGGCGCTGGGCTTCGCACAGCGCCGACCCCTTGCCGCTGTGCAAGGCGCGAAATTTCGGCTTGCGGCACGGGTTTGAAAACCCGGTGGTTGGAGTCATGGAGAGGAATTTTGGAACTGTAGGAGCGGTAGCGTCCGCCTTTATATTTGAATTTCTACCGCGGCCGGCGGTTCTAATCAGGAAATCCAAATATAACAGCGGCCGGAAGTCCAAATATTCCTCGGAATGACGACTATAACCACCTGTCTTTTCAATCACTGCCGCCCCGAACCCGCGCTCTAAACTAATTTAAATGAGGTGCTCAAAAGTGTCGGAAGCTTATAAAAACGCCGGAGTGGATATTGCGGCTGGCAATGAAGCCGTAGAACGCATGAAGAAGCATGTGAAGCGCACATACCGGCCGGAAGTGATGACCGAGCTGGGCGGCTTCGGCGCCCTGTTCGGCCTGAATAAGGACAAGTACGAAGAGCCGGTTCTCGTATCGGGAACAGACGGTGTGGGCACGAAGCTGAAGATCGCGTTCGCGGCTGACCGCCACGACACGATTGGCATCGATGCGGTCGCCATGTGCGTGAATGACATCGTGGTGCAGGGCGCTGAGCCGCTGTTCTTCCTCGATTATCTGGCCTGCGATAAGGTCGTGCCGGAGAAGATTGAGGCGATCGTAGCCGGGATCGCGGAAGGCTGCCATCAGGCGGGCTGCGCGCTGATCGGCGGCGAGACCGCCGAGATGCCGGGCATGTATGCGGCTGGCGAATATGATATCGCCGGATTCACCGTAGGTGTGGCCGATAAGGCCAAGCTGGTGACGGGAGCGGACATCGCTCCTGGAGACATTGTGATAGGCCTGGCTTCGAGCGGGATTCACAGCAACGGCTTCTCGCTGGTGCGCAAGCTTTTGCTGGAAGAGGGCGGCTACGGCTTGAATGATGTCGTGCCTGAACTCGGGGCTCCCCTCGTAGATGTACTGCTGGCTCCGACCAAAATCTACGTGAAGCCGCTGCTCGCTCTGCTCGAACAGCTTCCGGTCAAGGGCATGGCCCATATTACCGGCGGCGGGTTCATCGAGAACATTCCCCGCGTATTGCCGGAGCATGTGAATGTAGAGATCAACTACGGCTCCTGGCCGATTCAGCCGGTCTTCAGCCTGATGCAGAGCAAGGGGCAGGTAAGCAACCGCGACATGTTCACAACGTTCAATATGGGCGTGGGACTGGTGCTGGTCGTGGCTGAAGCGGACGGAGAGCGTGCCCTTGCGCTGCTTAAGGCCAGCGGGGAAGAGGCTTACCGGATCGGCACAGTTACTGAAGGAGAGCGCATCGTTACCTTTACGGGAGCTGAAGTCTGATGGAGTGGAGCCGAATCGCTGTCTTTGCCTCCGGAACGGGCAGCAATTTCGCTGCACTGGTCCGGGCACAGCGGGAGGGCAGGCTGGGCGGAGGCAGCATAGAGCTGCTGGTCTCGGACAAGCCGGAAGCGCCTGTAGCACAGCGGGCAGAGGAGGCAGGAATTCCTGCTCTGCTGCTGCGGCCGAAGGACTTCGCGGGCCGGGAGCAGTACGAGGCCGCGATTGTGGCTGAATTGCAGCGCCGGAACATCGGACTGGTGGTGCTGGCCGGCTACATGCGGCTGATCTCCCCCGTCCTGCTCGCACCGTATGCCGGACGGATCATCAACATTCATCCTTCGCTGCTGCCGGCGTTTGCCGGGAAGGACGCGATCGGGCAGGCGATGGAGTACGGCGTGAAGCTGACGGGCGTGACCGTGCATTTTGTCGATGGAGGCATGGACACCGGACCGGTGATCGCCCAGCGCAGCGTGGAGGTCCAGTCTGGAGATACCGCCCAATCGCTGGCTGCACGCATCCATCAGGTGGAATACGCGCTGTATCCTGAGGTAGTGAGTGCTTTTGCCGCCGGAAAAGTAGAATTGAACGGAAGAATGACGACCATTGCCGATTAAGCGAAGCTGCTGCATAGCTGCTTGTTGACTGTTGAACCGGAGTGATTTCGACATTTCAGGCAAACTGCGGCCGATTCTGATATTTCTCGGGAAATACTTCACAAGTGGCAATATTTGACGGAGGATCTGGCGGTATAGCCGGAAATTGCGGAAATACAGGATTGCTGCCGTAAGGACAAAAGCATATATAGCAGGACAGAAGCAACCAAAACAACTGATTACCTAAATTACCAGCTTATTTTACAGGATTCGCCGCTGCAATCATCCGCAGTTCATCCGGCAATCATTCATAGCTCCATAGGTACAAGGTAATTCTGATATGAAGCTTCAGAACAGCTGAACCCATAAGCAATCGTACAACACCCCAATAATCTAGCGTGAATCCAGAGGAGGACTATTCAAAGTGAGTATCAAGAGAGCGCTGGTCAGCGTATCGGACAAACAGGGCATCGTGGATTTTTGCCGCGAGTTGTCTGCATTAGGCGTAGAAATTATCTCCACAGGCGGCACCAGCACACTTTTGGCGAAGGAAGGCGTTCCGGTCATTGGCATCTCTGATGTTACCGGCTTCCCTGAGATCATGGATGGACGCGTCAAAACTCTGCACCCGGCCGTACACAGCGGCCTCCTGGCCGTTCGTGACAACGAAGAGCATACCCGTCAGATGAATGAGCTTGGCCTTGATTACATCGACCTCGTCGTGGTGAATCTGTATCCGTTCGCGGAGACGATTGCCAAGCCGGATGTGTCTTATGAAGAGGCTATCGAGAACATCGATATCGGCGGACCGACCATGCTGCGTTCTGCGGCGAAGAACCATGCGTTTGTCAGTGTGGTGGTCGATGCGGCCGACTATGCGAATGTGCTTGAAGAAGTACGCGCCGGTGGAGATACAACCCTTGCTACCCGCAAACGTCTTGCGGCCAAAGTCTTCCGCCATACGGCGGCTTACGACGCCCTGATTGCCGATTATCTGGCGAATGTCACCGGTGAACCGCTGCCGGAGCGCTATACGGTCACTTATGAGAAAATCCAGGATCTGCGCTACGGCGAGAACCCGCATCAGAAGGCTGCATTCTACCGCAAGCCGCTGGCGGCGCAGGATACCCTTACGGCTGCCGAGCAGCTGCACGGTAAAGAGCTGTCCTACAACAACATCAATGACGCGAACGCAGCGCTCCAGATTGTCAAAGAATTCGAAGAGCCTGCCGTTGTAGCTGTGAAGCATATGAATCCTTGCGGTGTGGGCGTGGGCACAAGCGTCTATGAAGCGTATCAAAAAGCGTACAATGCGGACCCTACCTCCATCTTCGGCGGCATTGTTGCTGCTAACCGGATTATTGATGCGGACACGGCTAATCTGCTGAAGGATATTTTCCTCGAAATCGTCCTGGCCCCAGGCTTCACGGATGAAGCGCTGGAGATCCTGACGAAGAAAAAGAATATCCGCCTGCTTAAGCTGGGCAACCTCAGCACTGCTGCATCCCGTAAAAGCAGCTTTGTGGTCACTTCCATTGAAGGGGGAATGGTGGTGCAGGAGAGCGACGTACACTCCGTGAATCCTGAGGAATTGCAAGTGGTAACCGACCGTAAGCCTACCGAAGAAGAGCTGAAGCAGCTGTTGTTCGGCTGGAAGGTCGTGAAGCATGTGAAGTCCAACGCCATCGTGCTGGCGGCTGACGATATGACAGTCGGTGTAGGTGCAGGACAGATGAACCGTGTCGGTGCGGCCAAGATTGCCATTGAACAAGCAGGCGAGAAAGCGAAGGGTGCTGTGCTGGCATCAGATGCCTTCTTCCCGATGGGCGATACCCTGGAAATGGCTGCGAAGGCGGGCATTACGGCAGTGATTCAGCCGGGAGGCTCGATCAAGGACGAGGAATCGATTAAGGTTGCCAATGAATACGGCATTGCCATGGTCTTCACCGGCGTACGCCATTTCAAACACTAGCACGCTGGGAGGATCAGAGCCTTATGGATATTTTAGTAGTCGGCGGCGGCGGACGCGAGCATGCGATCATCTGGAGCTTGTCCCGCAGTCCCCGTGCCGGTAAAATCTACTGCGCGCCCGG is part of the Paenibacillus sp. FSL M7-0420 genome and harbors:
- the purM gene encoding phosphoribosylformylglycinamidine cyclo-ligase, with the protein product MSEAYKNAGVDIAAGNEAVERMKKHVKRTYRPEVMTELGGFGALFGLNKDKYEEPVLVSGTDGVGTKLKIAFAADRHDTIGIDAVAMCVNDIVVQGAEPLFFLDYLACDKVVPEKIEAIVAGIAEGCHQAGCALIGGETAEMPGMYAAGEYDIAGFTVGVADKAKLVTGADIAPGDIVIGLASSGIHSNGFSLVRKLLLEEGGYGLNDVVPELGAPLVDVLLAPTKIYVKPLLALLEQLPVKGMAHITGGGFIENIPRVLPEHVNVEINYGSWPIQPVFSLMQSKGQVSNRDMFTTFNMGVGLVLVVAEADGERALALLKASGEEAYRIGTVTEGERIVTFTGAEV
- the purN gene encoding phosphoribosylglycinamide formyltransferase; this translates as MEWSRIAVFASGTGSNFAALVRAQREGRLGGGSIELLVSDKPEAPVAQRAEEAGIPALLLRPKDFAGREQYEAAIVAELQRRNIGLVVLAGYMRLISPVLLAPYAGRIINIHPSLLPAFAGKDAIGQAMEYGVKLTGVTVHFVDGGMDTGPVIAQRSVEVQSGDTAQSLAARIHQVEYALYPEVVSAFAAGKVELNGRMTTIAD
- the purH gene encoding bifunctional phosphoribosylaminoimidazolecarboxamide formyltransferase/IMP cyclohydrolase, with product MSIKRALVSVSDKQGIVDFCRELSALGVEIISTGGTSTLLAKEGVPVIGISDVTGFPEIMDGRVKTLHPAVHSGLLAVRDNEEHTRQMNELGLDYIDLVVVNLYPFAETIAKPDVSYEEAIENIDIGGPTMLRSAAKNHAFVSVVVDAADYANVLEEVRAGGDTTLATRKRLAAKVFRHTAAYDALIADYLANVTGEPLPERYTVTYEKIQDLRYGENPHQKAAFYRKPLAAQDTLTAAEQLHGKELSYNNINDANAALQIVKEFEEPAVVAVKHMNPCGVGVGTSVYEAYQKAYNADPTSIFGGIVAANRIIDADTANLLKDIFLEIVLAPGFTDEALEILTKKKNIRLLKLGNLSTAASRKSSFVVTSIEGGMVVQESDVHSVNPEELQVVTDRKPTEEELKQLLFGWKVVKHVKSNAIVLAADDMTVGVGAGQMNRVGAAKIAIEQAGEKAKGAVLASDAFFPMGDTLEMAAKAGITAVIQPGGSIKDEESIKVANEYGIAMVFTGVRHFKH